A stretch of Ipomoea triloba cultivar NCNSP0323 chromosome 13, ASM357664v1 DNA encodes these proteins:
- the LOC116002205 gene encoding ACT domain-containing protein ACR4-like — translation MDCWSSSVTVDDEFEKLVLRMNPPRVTVDNISDKKTTLIKVDSANKRGSLLEVAQVLTDLNLIVRRAYISSDGGWFMDVFHVTDQYGNKLTEDNVAERIQQSLGPRSYSFRSLTRSVGVQPAVMHTTIELSGRDRQGLLSEIFAVLTDHKCNVVAAEVWTHNSRMASVLYITDEQNGLAIDDPDRLTKIKQLLLYVLMGDRDRTGANTAVSVGSTHKERRLHQLMYADRDFDKDDTGGIPSHHCEPVVTVYNCAEKGYTVVNLRCPDRPKLLFDTVCTLTDMQYVVYHGTIIAEGPEAYQEYYIRHMDGCPISSEAERQRLIHCLEAAIKRRTSSGIRLELCGEDRVGLLSDVTRIFRENGLSVSRAEVTTRGKQAVNAFYVTDASGCPVKSETIEAVRKEIGQTILRVKDDMYANSPPPQQQTGRFSLGNLFKSRSEKFLYNLGLIKSCSSSAVC, via the exons ATGGATTGTTGGTCCTCTTCTGTCACTGTTGATGATGAATTTGAGAAGCTTGTGCTCCGGATGAACCCACCAAG GGTCACTGTTGATAACATATCAGACAAGAAAACAACTTTGATCAAG GTTGATAGTGCGAATAAGCGCGGTAGCTTGTTGGAGGTGGCTCAGGTTCTTACTGATTTGAACCTCATAGTTCGTCGGGCTTACATTTCTTCGGATGGAGGATGGTTTATGGATG TGTTTCATGTTACTGATCAGTATGGGAATAAGCTGACCGAAGATAACGTGGCAGAGCGCATTCAGCAG TCGCTGGGACCAAGGAGCTATAGCTTTCGGTCATTGACAAGATCTGTTGGTGTTCAACCTGCAGTTATGCACACCACAATTGAATTGTCGGGAAGAGACCGGCAAGGCCTGCTTTCGGAGATCTTTGCTGTTCTCACCGACCACAAATGCAACGTTGTAGCTGCAGAAGTATGGACTCACAATTCAAGAATGGCCTCGGTTCTCTACATTACTGATGAACAAAACGGATTGGCAATAGATGATCCCGACAGGCTAACTAAAATTAAGCAGCTTTTATTGTACGTTCTCATGGGGGATCGAGACAGGACAGGTGCCAACACTGCAGTTAGCGTAGGGTCCACTCACAAAGAGAGGAGGCTGCATCAACTGATGTACGCTGACCGTGATTTCGATAAAGACGATACGGGCGGGATCCCGAGCCATCACTGTGAACCAGTTGTGACTGTGTACAATTGCGCGGAAAAAGGCTACACCGTCGTGAATTTGAGGTGCCCCGACAGGCCAAAGCTGCTTTTTGACACAGTGTGCACTCTAACCGATATGCAATATGTAGTTTACCATGGTACAATCATTGCTGAAGGGCCTGAGGCTTATCAG GAATACTACATTAGGCATATGGACGGGTGCCCGATCAGTTCTGAAGCCGAAAGGCAACGCTTAATTCATTGCTTGGAGGCGGCCATCAAGAGGCGAACTTCCTCG gGGATAAGGCTGGAGCTGTGTGGGGAAGACCGG GTTGGGCTTCTATCTGACGTAACGCGCATATTCAGAGAGAACGGGCTGTCAGTCTCCCGAGCTGAGGTGACAACGCGAGGCAAACAAGCTGTGAACGCGTTTTATGTGACTGATGCATCAGGATGCCCGGTTAAAAGTGAAACGATCGAGGCAGTGAGGAAAGAGATCGGGCAAACCATCCTCCGCGTGAAGGACGACATGTACGCCAACTCGCCACCGCCACAGCAGCAAACCGGTAGATTCTCTCTTGGGAATTTGTTCAAATCGAGGTCAGAAAAATTTCTCTACAACCTGGGACTCATAAAATCGTGCTCCTCCTCGGCTGTCTGCTAG